One Portunus trituberculatus isolate SZX2019 chromosome 7, ASM1759143v1, whole genome shotgun sequence genomic window carries:
- the LOC123520471 gene encoding putative nuclease HARBI1, whose protein sequence is MPILLSVFLRIAEPDNFDMDEYQELWDDWEFLDQFEDEELKDQPDAEGAIGRKRRRIVKDRMNPFTAMSDEEFVDRFRLDKTSMYDLIEEITDQLSTPTDTRGCPVPPHLQTLIAVRCMATGDHQMTLGDCHDVSQMTVSRCLKVVSRAIAGLSQHYVKPSGNDLRRTVEQFHDIGGMPGVVGAIDCTHISILRP, encoded by the exons ATGCCGATTCTCCTCAGTGTTTTTCTTCGCATTGCTGAACCAG ATAATTTTGACATGGACGAGTATCAGGAGCTGTGGGATGACTGGGAATTTTTGGACCAATTTGAGGATGAGGAACTGAAAGATCAGCCAGATGCCGAGGGAGCTATTGGACGTAAACGTCGCAGGATTGTTAAAG ATCGGATGAACCCATTCACTGCAATGAGTGATGAGGAGTTTGTGGATCGCTTCCGATTGGACAAAACTTCAATGTATGATCTCATTGAAGAAATTACAGACCAACTTTCCACCCCAACTGACACAAGAG gATGTCCTGTTCCGCCACATCTACAGACCCTGATAGCAGTCCGTTGCATGGCAACAGGAGACCATCAGATGACCTTAGGGGACTGCCATGATGTGTCACAAATGACAGTCAGCAGATGTCTGAAGGTTGTATCTAGAGCAATCGCTGGTTTGAGCCAGCATTACGTAAAACCTTCTGGCAATGACCTGCGGCGAACAGTGGAGCAATTCCATGATATCGGTGGAATGCCTGGTGTGGTA
- the LOC123519277 gene encoding proline-rich receptor-like protein kinase PERK9, which yields MESWLLTDSADCQSATTLAGASSPICKLVVGAVMNEIPKNSPPLGLPTLNTANTDSDFEWSGAGLPDTAAPSQAVSQPPGHCCTLPGSAIVSRTVPQPPRQCHSLPHSATASQTVPQPPRQCHSLPHSATASQTVPQPPRQCHSLLHSAIASQTVPQPPRQCHSLPHSATASQTVPQPPRQCHSLLHSAIASQTVPQPPRQCHSLPHSATASQTVPQPPRQCHSLPHSAIASQTVPQPPRQCHSLRTCHSLPDSVTASQTILHSPPDSVTASQTILHSPPQTVSQPPRQSYTLPTPDSATASQAAGSDQEAVRIEGNVAELTQGEKHESHHRFQGWLTLRTLTLYNM from the exons ATGGAGAGCTGG CTCCTGACTGACTCAGCTGACTGCCAGAGTGCCACTACATTAGCTGGG GCCTCCTCGCCGATATGCAAGCTGGTGGTGGGAGCTGTTATGAATGAAATCCCCAAGAACTCCCCTCCACTTGGCCTGCCTACCCTCAACACTGCAAACACTGATTCTGATTTTGAGTGGAGTGGAGCTGG CCTCCCAGACACTGCTGCACCCTCCCAGGCAGTTTCACAGCCTCCCGGACACTGCTGCACCCTCCCTGGCAGTGCCATAGTCTCCCGGACAGTACCACAGCCTCCCAGACAATGCCATAGCCTCCCGCACAGTGCCACAGCCTCCCAGACAGTGCCACAGCCTCCCAGACAATGCCATAGCCTCCCACACAGTGCCACAGCCTCCCAGACAGTGCCACAGCCTCCCAGACAATGCCATAGCCTGCTGCACAGTGCCATAGCCTCCCAGACAGTGCCACAGCCTCCCAGACAATGCCATAGCCTCCCACACAGTGCCACAGCCTCCCAGACAGTGCCACAGCCTCCCAGACAATGCCATAGCCTCCTGCACAGTGCCATAGCCTCCCAGACAGTGCCACAGCCTCCCAGACAATGCCATAGCCTCCCGCACAGTGCCACAGCCTCCCAGACAGTGCCACAGCCTCCCAGACAATGCCATAGCCTCCCGCACAGTGCCATAGCCTCTCAGACAGTGCCACAGCCTCCCAGACAATGCCATAGCCTCCGCACA TGCCACAGCCTCCCAGACAGTGTCACAGCCTCCCAGACAATCCTACACTCTCCCCCAGACAGTGTCACAGCCTCCCAGACAATCCTACACTCTCCCCCACAGACAGTGTCACAGCCTCCCAGACAATCCTACACTCTCCCCACCCCAGACAGTGCCACAGCCTCCCAAGCAGCTGGAAGTGACCAGGAAGCAGTGAGAATTGAAGGCAATGTTGCTGAGTTGAcacagggag AAAAGCACGAGTCACACCACAGATTCCAGGGCTGGCTCACACTGCGCACACTCACCCTATATAATATGTGA